In one Ananas comosus cultivar F153 linkage group 12, ASM154086v1, whole genome shotgun sequence genomic region, the following are encoded:
- the LOC109717914 gene encoding cytochrome c oxidase assembly protein COX11, mitochondrial-like isoform X2 yields MPPFPKHPSPSPFVHLLRRSFALAPPPPPPLPFPSHPPRPSPRSPWPPHGGLTPRCCYASSSAAASAAASRDRSSKKTLAYLLAVAAAMVGASYAAVPLYRRFCQATGYGGTVRRRESVEEKIARHARDGTTTSRELVVQFNADVADGMPWKFVPTQREVRVKPGESALAFYTAENLSSTPITGVSTYNVTPMKVFFYIDPEFETDPKMDGINNLILSYTFFKVNED; encoded by the exons ATGCCCCCGTTCCCAAAACACCCTTCCCCCTCTCCCTTCgtccacctcctccgccgctccttcgccctcgcccctcctcctcctcctcctctccctttcCCATCGCACCCACCTCGCCCTTCTCCGAGATCCCCATGGCCACCCCACGGTGGGCTCACCCCTCGGTGCTGCTAcgcctcttcctccgccgccgcctccgcggcGGCTTCCCGTGATCGGAGCTCGAAGAAAACCCTAGCTTACCTCCTCGCCGTGGCGGCGGCCATGGTCGGCGCCTCCTACGCCGCCGTCCCCCTCTACCGCCGCTTTTGCCAGGCCACCGGCTACGGCGGCACCGTTCGCCGCCGCGAG AGTGTGGAGGAGAAGATCGCGCGCCACGCCCGAGATGGGACGACGACGTCGAG GGAGCTTGTTGTTCAGTTCAATGCTGATGTTGCTGATGGAATGCCATGGAAGTTTGTTCCTACACAAAGAGAG GTCCGGGTTAAACCAGGTGAAAGTGCTCTTGCATTTTATACTGCCGAAAATCTCAGCTCGACTCCGATTACTGGTGTTTCCACATACAATGTTACACCAATGAAG GTTTTCTTCTATATTGATCCAGAATTCGAGACAGATCCTAAGATGGACGGCATCAACAATCTCATCCTCTCTTACACGTTTTTCAAAGTTAACGAGGATTAA
- the LOC109718881 gene encoding CASP-like protein 4D1 isoform X1, which translates to MAKKSVPIIILILRILMFILLLISLVVLATIKFTIPADRSATNQDTDVRFKDIYAYRYLLSVEVIGCAYMLLQIPFAAISVASGNKIGGSKLVSQFLIFTDIIVSLLFASGVGAGFGYTVDEKHDVDAVAFKDVGNDPEYSKLHKDMDKYFDMAHISTGFLLMATVCMTVVTIVSVYSKK; encoded by the exons ATGGCGAAGAAGAGTGTGCCTATTATTATACTAATCCTTAGGATTCTTATGTTCATCCTCCTCCTAATCTCTCTCGTCGTCCTCGCGACAATCAAATTTACTATACCAGCTGATCGTAGTGCCACAAACCAGGACACTGATGTTCGGTTCAAGGATATTTACGCCTATAG GTACCTGCTCTCGGTGGAAGTGATCGGATGCGCTTACATGCTGCTGCAAATTCCATTTGCAGCTATCAGTGTAGCCTCAGGAAACAAGATCGGAGGGAGCAAACTCGTGTCGCAGTTTCTCATTTTCACCGACATC ATAGTTTCGCTGCTATTCGCCTCGGGTGTTGGCGCGGGATTCGGGTATACAGTCGATGAAAAACACGACGTAGATGCCGTTGCGTTCAAAGACGTAGGAAATGATCCAGAATATTCAAAACTTCACAAAGACATGGACAAATACTTCGACATGGCGCACATTTCGACAGGTTTCCTTCTCATGGCTACTGTTTGCATGACGGTCGTGACGATCGTTTCGGTATATTCGAAGAAATAA
- the LOC109718881 gene encoding CASP-like protein 4D1 isoform X2 codes for MFNFVDCIMSTNPKFMILIPKESINQTMMISRYLLSVEVIGCAYMLLQIPFAAISVASGNKIGGSKLVSQFLIFTDIIVSLLFASGVGAGFGYTVDEKHDVDAVAFKDVGNDPEYSKLHKDMDKYFDMAHISTGFLLMATVCMTVVTIVSVYSKK; via the exons ATGTTTAATTTCGTTGATTGTATTATGTCGACCAATCCCAAGTTTATGATATTAATCCCCAAAGAATCAATCAATCAAACAATGATGATCTCAAG GTACCTGCTCTCGGTGGAAGTGATCGGATGCGCTTACATGCTGCTGCAAATTCCATTTGCAGCTATCAGTGTAGCCTCAGGAAACAAGATCGGAGGGAGCAAACTCGTGTCGCAGTTTCTCATTTTCACCGACATC ATAGTTTCGCTGCTATTCGCCTCGGGTGTTGGCGCGGGATTCGGGTATACAGTCGATGAAAAACACGACGTAGATGCCGTTGCGTTCAAAGACGTAGGAAATGATCCAGAATATTCAAAACTTCACAAAGACATGGACAAATACTTCGACATGGCGCACATTTCGACAGGTTTCCTTCTCATGGCTACTGTTTGCATGACGGTCGTGACGATCGTTTCGGTATATTCGAAGAAATAA
- the LOC109718881 gene encoding CASP-like protein 4D1 isoform X4, translated as MMITRYLLSVEVIGCAYMLLQIPFAAISVASGNKIGGSKLVSQFLIFTDIIVSLLFASGVGAGFGYTVDEKHDVDAVAFKDVGNDPEYSKLHKDMDKYFDMAHISTGFLLMATVCMTVVTIVSVYSKK; from the exons ATGATGATCACAAG GTACCTGCTCTCGGTGGAAGTGATCGGATGCGCTTACATGCTGCTGCAAATTCCATTTGCAGCTATCAGTGTAGCCTCAGGAAACAAGATCGGAGGGAGCAAACTCGTGTCGCAGTTTCTCATTTTCACCGACATC ATAGTTTCGCTGCTATTCGCCTCGGGTGTTGGCGCGGGATTCGGGTATACAGTCGATGAAAAACACGACGTAGATGCCGTTGCGTTCAAAGACGTAGGAAATGATCCAGAATATTCAAAACTTCACAAAGACATGGACAAATACTTCGACATGGCGCACATTTCGACAGGTTTCCTTCTCATGGCTACTGTTTGCATGACGGTCGTGACGATCGTTTCGGTATATTCGAAGAAATAA
- the LOC109717892 gene encoding probable NAD(P)H-dependent oxidoreductase 1 has product MEETRRRKGGSSSSSSSSSSIPEVLLISSSRSAKPMPLIGLGTAAYPFVASATMRAAMLRAVELGYRHFDAAALYRSEQPLGEAVAEAVSSGLVASRADLFVTSKLWCCDACPGRVLPALRTTLANLQMEYVDLYLIHWPVSTKQGRYELPFPKEELLPSFDMKGVWAEMEECYRLGLAKAIGVSNFSCKKMQDLLSFAEVLPAVNQVEVNPLWQQKKLREYCASKGVQLCAYSPLGARGTLWGKDWVMECETLREIAQAKGKTLAQICIRWVYEQGDCVLVKSFNPERLEENLDILDWELSEEERQRISEIPQRKGFPGLEFISPHHGPYKSLEELWDGEI; this is encoded by the exons ATGGAGgaaacaagaagaagaaaaggaggaagcagcagcagtagcagcagcagcagcagcatcccTGAAGTGCTTCTCATCTCCTCTTCTCGCTCGGCGAAGCCGATGCCGCTCATCGGGCTCGGCACCGCTGCGTACCCGTTCGTGGCGTCGGCCACGATGCGCGCAGCCATGCTGCGCGCCGTTGAGCTCGGCTACCGCCACTTCGATGCCGCAGCGCTCTACCGCTCCGAGCAGCCCCTCGGGGAGGCCGTCGCCGAGGCCGTGTCGTCCGGCCTTGTCGCCTCCCGCGCCGACCTCTTCGTCACCTCCAAGCTGTGGTGCTGCGACGCCTGCCCCGGCCGCGTCCTCCCCGCCCTCCGAACTACCCTCGC GAACCTTCAGATGGAGTATGTGGATCTCTATTTAATACACTGGCCGGTGAGCACGAAGCAGGGGAGGTACGAGCTGCCGTTTCCGAAGGAGGAGCTCCTACCGTCGTTCGACATGAAGGGGGTATGGGCGGAGATGGAGGAGTGTTACAGGCTCGGGCTGGCGAAGGCGATCGGCGTCAGCAATTTCTCCTGCAAGAAGATGCAGGACTTGCTCTCGTTTGCGGAAGTACTCCCCGCCGTCAACCAG GTTGAAGTGAACCCTCTGTGGCAGCAGAAGAAGCTGAGGGAGTACTGTGCAAGCAAGGGGGTTCAACTGTGTGCTTACTCACCTTTGGGAGCAAGAGGGACTCTTTGGGGTAAGGATTGGGTTATGGAGTGTGAGACCCTCAGGGAGATTGCTCAAGCCAAGGGGAAAACTCTAGCTCAG ATCTGCATAAGGTGGGTGTATGAGCAAGGGGACTGTGTTTTGGTGAAGAGCTTCAACCCAGAGAGGCTCGAGGAGAACCTGGACATATTGGATTGGGAGCTGAGTGAAGAGGAGAGGCAAAGGATCAGTGAGATCCCCCAGAGAAAAGGGTTCCCTGGATTGGAGTTCATCTCACCTCACCATGGCCCCTACAAATCCCTTGAGGAGCTATGGGATGGTGAAATCTAG
- the LOC109718902 gene encoding purple acid phosphatase 3-like, with protein MARSPGAIMALMFILMAAAAAGELSRLEHDLKNDGSLKILVVGDWGRKGTYNQSEVATQMGMIGEELDIDFVISTGDNFYEDGLTGVDDKAFEESFSNIYTAKSLQKPWYLVLGNHDYRGDVLAQLNPVLQKIDSRFICMRSFIVNTDIVDFFFADTTPFQLKYWTDPEDDHYDWRGVAPRETYISNLLKDLDSALKASTATWKIVVGHHTMRSVSEHGDTEELLQLLLPILKANGADMYINGHDHCLEHISSNDSPIQYFTSGGGSKAWRGTFTPNSDTLRFFYDGQGFMSLQLTKAKADIVFYDVFGSVLYQWSMTKFSNQILQFPM; from the exons ATGGCGAGATCGCCGGGCGCAATCATGGCGCTGATGTTTATTCTcatggctgcggcggcggcgggggagctCTCGCGGCTCGAACACGATTTGAAGAACGATGGATCGCTTAAGATCCTTGTGGTTGGAGATTGGGGGAGAAAAGGAACGTACAATCAATCGGAAGTCGCAACCCAg ATGGGAATGATTGGGGAGGAACTTGACATAGATTTTGTAATATCTACTGGGGATAATTTCTACGAGGACGGCCTAACCGGCGTCGACGACAAAGCATTTGAGGAGTCATTTTCCAATATATACACTGCAAAGAGTTTACAGAAGCCATGGTACCTCG TTCTTGGGAATCATGACTACAGGGGAGATGTGCTGGCACAATTAAATCCTGTTCTTCAAAAGATTGATAGCAGATTTATTTGCATGAGATCTTTCATTGTCAATACAG ATATTGTGGATTTCTTTTTCGCGGACACAACTCCATTCCAACTGAAGTATTGGACCGATCCAGAAGATGATCACTACGATTGGAGGGGAGTTGCACCGCGCGAAACTTACATCTCTAATCTCTTGAAG GATTTGGATTCTGCTCTGAAAGCATCAACAGCAACATGGAAGATTGTGGTGGGGCACCACACAATGAGGAGTGTAAGCGAGCATGGCGACACCGAGGAGCTTCTGCAGTTACTTCTTCCCATCCTCAAG GCAAATGGCGCGGACATGTACATCAATGGGCATGATCATTGCCTTGAGCACATTAGCAGCAATGACAG TCCGATCCAATACTTTACGAGCGGAGGGGGTTCAAAGGCCTGGAGGGGCACGTTCACGCCTAACTCCGACACGCTGCGATTCTTCTACGACGGGCAAGGGTTCATGTCCCTTCAACTGACCAAGGCCAAGGCCGACATCGTATTCTACGATGTATTTGGAAGCGTACTGTACCAATGGAGCATGACCAAATTTAGCAATCAGATTCTGCAATTTCCAATgtag
- the LOC109718881 gene encoding CASP-like protein 4D1 isoform X3: MTSQAVQISVEQNPIILEYLLSVEVIGCAYMLLQIPFAAISVASGNKIGGSKLVSQFLIFTDIIVSLLFASGVGAGFGYTVDEKHDVDAVAFKDVGNDPEYSKLHKDMDKYFDMAHISTGFLLMATVCMTVVTIVSVYSKK, translated from the exons ATGACCTCTCAAGCAGTGCAAATATCAGTAGAACAAAACCCAATAATCTTGGA GTACCTGCTCTCGGTGGAAGTGATCGGATGCGCTTACATGCTGCTGCAAATTCCATTTGCAGCTATCAGTGTAGCCTCAGGAAACAAGATCGGAGGGAGCAAACTCGTGTCGCAGTTTCTCATTTTCACCGACATC ATAGTTTCGCTGCTATTCGCCTCGGGTGTTGGCGCGGGATTCGGGTATACAGTCGATGAAAAACACGACGTAGATGCCGTTGCGTTCAAAGACGTAGGAAATGATCCAGAATATTCAAAACTTCACAAAGACATGGACAAATACTTCGACATGGCGCACATTTCGACAGGTTTCCTTCTCATGGCTACTGTTTGCATGACGGTCGTGACGATCGTTTCGGTATATTCGAAGAAATAA
- the LOC109717914 gene encoding cytochrome c oxidase assembly protein COX11, mitochondrial-like isoform X1, producing the protein MPPFPKHPSPSPFVHLLRRSFALAPPPPPPLPFPSHPPRPSPRSPWPPHGGLTPRCCYASSSAAASAAASRDRSSKKTLAYLLAVAAAMVGASYAAVPLYRRFCQATGYGGTVRRRESVEEKIARHARDGTTTSRELVVQFNADVADGMPWKFVPTQREVRVKPGESALAFYTAENLSSTPITGVSTYNVTPMKAAIYFNKIQCFCFEEQKLLPGEQIDMPVFFYIDPEFETDPKMDGINNLILSYTFFKVNED; encoded by the exons ATGCCCCCGTTCCCAAAACACCCTTCCCCCTCTCCCTTCgtccacctcctccgccgctccttcgccctcgcccctcctcctcctcctcctctccctttcCCATCGCACCCACCTCGCCCTTCTCCGAGATCCCCATGGCCACCCCACGGTGGGCTCACCCCTCGGTGCTGCTAcgcctcttcctccgccgccgcctccgcggcGGCTTCCCGTGATCGGAGCTCGAAGAAAACCCTAGCTTACCTCCTCGCCGTGGCGGCGGCCATGGTCGGCGCCTCCTACGCCGCCGTCCCCCTCTACCGCCGCTTTTGCCAGGCCACCGGCTACGGCGGCACCGTTCGCCGCCGCGAG AGTGTGGAGGAGAAGATCGCGCGCCACGCCCGAGATGGGACGACGACGTCGAG GGAGCTTGTTGTTCAGTTCAATGCTGATGTTGCTGATGGAATGCCATGGAAGTTTGTTCCTACACAAAGAGAG GTCCGGGTTAAACCAGGTGAAAGTGCTCTTGCATTTTATACTGCCGAAAATCTCAGCTCGACTCCGATTACTGGTGTTTCCACATACAATGTTACACCAATGAAG GCCGCTATTTACTTTAACAAAATACAGTGCTTCTGCTTTGAGGAGCAGAAACTTCTCCCCGGGGAGCAAATTGATATGCCG GTTTTCTTCTATATTGATCCAGAATTCGAGACAGATCCTAAGATGGACGGCATCAACAATCTCATCCTCTCTTACACGTTTTTCAAAGTTAACGAGGATTAA